In the Flavobacterium pallidum genome, one interval contains:
- a CDS encoding APC family permease yields MSETKHHLQRTLGLFDATSIVAGSMIGSGIFIVTSTMAKDIGSAAWILVLWLVTGLLTMTAALSYGELAGMMPKAGGQFVYIQRAYGRMVSFLYGWTVFTVIQTGVIAAVAVAFAKYTAVFFPELNIKIFAIGESWDFTYKQVLAMASVVLLTYINTKGVKTGKTIQVVFTSAKLIALFSIIILGLYFGLKTNIISENFTDMWHATRTIVDKVDGKVLSVTELTGFALIGVMGATIINPLFSSDAWNNVTFIAGEIKEPQKNIPRSLFLGTLIVTVIYILANIAYMSLLPVDGIAEGATVIEKGIKFADQERVGAAAASVIMGNIGVFVMAGLIMVSTFGCNSGLVLSGGRLFYAMSKDGLFFKKAGELNKHDVPAKALWFQCLWACVLCISGRYNDLVNYCTFASLLFYMLTIYGIFILRKKEPDAERPYKAFGYPVIPVLYILVTAAICVALLIFDTVNTTAGLIIVGLGVPVYYIFMNKKVA; encoded by the coding sequence ATGTCTGAAACAAAACACCATTTACAACGAACGCTGGGCTTGTTTGATGCCACGAGCATCGTAGCCGGATCAATGATCGGTTCGGGAATTTTTATTGTCACATCGACCATGGCCAAAGACATAGGCTCCGCAGCATGGATCCTGGTGTTATGGCTCGTTACAGGTTTGCTTACGATGACCGCCGCGCTGAGTTACGGCGAGTTGGCAGGCATGATGCCAAAGGCCGGCGGGCAATTCGTTTACATTCAGCGTGCCTACGGCCGGATGGTTTCGTTTCTTTACGGCTGGACCGTTTTTACGGTAATACAAACCGGCGTTATTGCCGCAGTAGCTGTAGCTTTTGCGAAATATACGGCGGTCTTTTTTCCAGAACTCAACATCAAAATTTTTGCTATTGGCGAAAGTTGGGATTTTACATACAAACAGGTTTTGGCGATGGCAAGCGTGGTCTTGCTCACGTATATCAACACCAAAGGTGTGAAAACCGGTAAGACCATCCAGGTCGTGTTTACGTCAGCAAAACTCATTGCATTGTTTTCAATCATTATCCTGGGATTGTATTTCGGACTGAAAACAAATATCATTTCGGAGAATTTCACAGATATGTGGCATGCCACACGCACTATCGTTGATAAGGTCGACGGGAAAGTGTTATCTGTGACTGAATTGACCGGTTTTGCACTTATAGGTGTGATGGGGGCCACCATCATCAACCCTCTTTTTTCTAGTGATGCCTGGAACAACGTTACTTTCATTGCCGGAGAGATTAAAGAACCGCAGAAAAATATACCGCGCAGTTTGTTCTTGGGGACTTTGATCGTCACTGTGATTTATATCCTTGCCAATATTGCCTACATGTCTTTATTGCCTGTAGATGGTATTGCAGAAGGTGCGACGGTCATCGAAAAAGGCATAAAATTTGCAGATCAGGAGCGTGTCGGTGCCGCCGCGGCAAGCGTCATTATGGGAAATATAGGGGTGTTTGTGATGGCCGGACTGATTATGGTTTCCACCTTCGGTTGTAACAGCGGATTGGTGCTTTCCGGCGGCCGACTTTTCTATGCGATGTCAAAAGACGGCTTGTTCTTTAAAAAGGCAGGCGAACTTAATAAGCATGATGTTCCGGCGAAAGCACTTTGGTTTCAGTGCTTATGGGCGTGTGTGTTGTGTATTTCAGGGCGGTATAATGATTTGGTCAATTATTGCACTTTTGCGTCGCTGTTGTTTTACATGCTGACGATTTACGGCATTTTCATCCTGAGGAAAAAAGAGCCCGACGCGGAACGGCCTTACAAAGCTTTCGGATATCCTGTTATCCCGGTATTGTATATTCTTGTAACGGCTGCAATTTGCGTTGCGCTGTTGATTTTCGATACGGTAAATACTACCGCAGGACTGATTATTGTCGGTTTAGGCGTTCCGGTTTATTACATCTTTATGAATAAGAAAGTAGCCTGA
- a CDS encoding antibiotic biosynthesis monooxygenase family protein has translation MKPPYYAVIFTSEMNDEHEGCKVMGDKMEVLAKAQPGFLGMESARNDIGITVS, from the coding sequence ATGAAACCACCATATTACGCAGTGATTTTTACTTCTGAAATGAACGATGAACATGAGGGTTGTAAAGTGATGGGCGACAAAATGGAAGTACTGGCGAAAGCACAGCCGGGTTTCTTAGGAATGGAATCTGCAAGGAATGATATCGGCATCACCGTCTCGTAA
- the mazG gene encoding nucleoside triphosphate pyrophosphohydrolase, whose translation MADRHLQLQAFGRLLDIMDDLREKCPWDRKQTLQSLRHLTIEETYELGDAILDNNLPEVKKELGDLLLHIVFYAKIGSETNDFDIAGVCNEICDKLIHRHPHIYSDTVVKDEEEVKQNWEKLKLKEGKKSVLEGVPRSLPALVKASRIQDKAKGVGFDWEEPSQVWDKVQEELQELSEEVQSGDHDKIEGEFGDVLFSMINYARFLNINPEDALERTNKKFIKRFQYLESKAGEIGKPLSEMTLAEMDVFWNEAKRF comes from the coding sequence ATGGCAGACCGGCATTTACAGCTACAGGCGTTCGGGAGATTGCTCGACATCATGGATGATTTAAGGGAAAAATGCCCGTGGGACAGGAAACAGACGCTGCAATCCTTACGGCACCTTACCATTGAAGAAACCTATGAACTCGGTGATGCGATCCTGGATAACAACCTTCCTGAAGTTAAAAAGGAGTTGGGTGATTTGTTGCTTCACATCGTTTTTTATGCAAAAATCGGAAGCGAGACCAACGACTTTGACATTGCCGGCGTTTGCAATGAAATCTGTGATAAACTAATCCACCGCCATCCCCACATTTATTCGGATACGGTTGTCAAAGACGAAGAGGAAGTCAAGCAAAACTGGGAGAAACTGAAACTTAAGGAAGGCAAGAAATCCGTTTTGGAAGGTGTTCCGAGAAGCCTGCCTGCATTGGTAAAAGCAAGCCGCATCCAGGATAAGGCAAAAGGCGTTGGTTTTGATTGGGAAGAACCATCACAGGTTTGGGATAAGGTACAGGAGGAATTGCAGGAACTGTCTGAAGAAGTGCAATCGGGTGACCACGATAAGATCGAGGGTGAGTTTGGGGACGTGCTTTTCTCTATGATCAATTATGCCCGTTTTTTAAACATCAACCCTGAAGATGCGCTTGAGCGTACCAATAAAAAGTTCATCAAAAGATTTCAATACCTTGAAAGCAAAGCCGGTGAAATTGGCAAACCGCTGAGCGAAATGACATTGGCGGAGATGGATGTGTTTTGGAATGAGGCGAAAAGGTTTTGA
- a CDS encoding DUF5606 family protein, with product MNLEKVLAISGKPGLYALKIQTRTGFVAESLLDGKKITVGLRSNVSLLSEISMYTHSEEKPLAEVMRNIAVKEDNGPALSHKEDNDKLVAYFAEILPDYDEDRVYVSDIKKVLNWYNQLQAKGLVSKEAPVKSQEEAVAEE from the coding sequence ATGAATTTAGAGAAAGTATTGGCCATTTCCGGAAAACCGGGTTTATATGCATTAAAAATCCAAACCCGTACAGGATTCGTTGCGGAATCGCTGCTGGATGGCAAAAAGATTACCGTAGGATTAAGGAGCAATGTGAGTTTGCTTTCGGAAATATCGATGTATACGCATTCTGAAGAAAAGCCACTGGCTGAAGTGATGCGTAATATCGCAGTGAAAGAAGATAACGGCCCTGCCTTATCCCACAAAGAAGATAACGACAAACTGGTTGCGTATTTTGCAGAAATCCTTCCGGATTATGATGAAGACCGTGTATACGTTTCGGATATCAAAAAAGTTTTAAATTGGTACAACCAGCTCCAGGCAAAAGGATTGGTTTCAAAAGAAGCGCCGGTAAAATCACAAGAAGAAGCGGTTGCAGAAGAATAG
- the def gene encoding peptide deformylase encodes MILPVIGYGDPVLRTVCEEISAAYPDLKQLIANMFETMYNASGVGLAAPQIGLPIRLFIVDLEPFSDDEDLSEAERSNLGDFKKVFINAKMLKEEGEEWAFNEGCLSIPDVREDVYRHERITIEYYDENFVKKTQDFSGMAARVIQHEYDHIEGVLFTDHVSTLKKQMIKKRLLNIMEGKIRADYKMKFFAKKGR; translated from the coding sequence ATGATTTTACCAGTCATAGGTTATGGAGATCCGGTTTTACGGACAGTATGTGAAGAGATTTCAGCAGCATATCCTGATCTGAAGCAACTCATCGCGAATATGTTCGAGACCATGTACAATGCTTCGGGTGTTGGCCTTGCCGCTCCACAAATAGGACTTCCGATACGTTTGTTCATTGTCGACCTGGAACCTTTCAGCGACGATGAGGATTTGTCGGAAGCGGAACGCAGCAACCTTGGCGATTTCAAAAAAGTATTCATCAACGCCAAAATGCTGAAGGAAGAAGGCGAGGAGTGGGCTTTCAACGAAGGCTGCCTGAGTATTCCCGATGTGCGTGAAGATGTTTACAGGCACGAACGCATTACAATTGAATATTACGACGAAAATTTCGTAAAAAAAACCCAGGATTTCAGCGGCATGGCTGCGCGCGTGATCCAGCATGAATACGATCATATCGAAGGTGTTTTGTTCACAGATCATGTGTCGACACTTAAAAAGCAAATGATTAAAAAAAGGCTTCTGAACATCATGGAAGGTAAAATCAGGGCAGATTACAAGATGAAATTCTTTGCCAAAAAAGGCAGGTAA
- a CDS encoding FUSC family protein gives MIAKIREFTGGMNFANAMKITLAAVIPVVLLNGFGYFEYGFTIAVGALLTYPSDIPSNKTHKIRGVTIAALIVAGSNLLINFLYPIPLLLYPVFTFLIFFLAMISVYGQRANMVSFSGLLALSLAFAHIHKGTEMLINSGLMLAGGLFYLLISIAYDLIWPHRYVQQQIAECIRLTAKYMKLRGDLWDIDADRAKIIENQLHLQVELNTIHENLREILIRYRSKSGASNQNRKMLLVFISCVEILELGLSTSFNHNELHQKFSNFPKALPTYQQLAYNLAATLKRISKRITRNKQYQSKHTLTKDLEALEKVIAAYRTEFGETQASEGVLMLSNMLHYAEKQIEKIRVIERAFSSKTDLKELPVKDRELEKLITPVYYPFNTFKENLSFSSLIFRHSLRITVTILLGLIVGNLLPLQNPYWILLTIIVIMRPGYGLTKERSYNRIIGTVLGGVIAFASLHFIHNNIAIGTIAVVSMLFGFAFTQINYKVGATFVTMYVVFIYALLMPENTKVAEFRILDTAIGGALAFIANYLLWPSWEFLSLPAYIRKSIEANANYLREIKLYYVAKGETTAAYRLSRKNAFVETGNLMASFQRMSQEPKSKQKQIQLLYKIVELNHTLLSASASIGTYIQTHHTTKSSEAFNVVMNTVIKNLDNAVKILTHEVQPSSINPESKDHELDLRFTELKNLRAKELRALANDDAEFYLKMQESQLVIEQLVWLINLSESIVKTTLKLEEKL, from the coding sequence ATGATAGCGAAAATCAGGGAATTTACCGGCGGGATGAATTTTGCAAATGCGATGAAAATCACGTTGGCTGCAGTCATTCCGGTAGTGTTGCTTAATGGTTTCGGTTATTTCGAGTACGGCTTTACCATCGCCGTCGGGGCGTTGCTCACTTATCCTTCGGACATCCCCAGCAATAAAACGCATAAGATACGCGGGGTTACGATTGCCGCCTTAATCGTTGCCGGGTCAAACCTGCTGATTAATTTCTTATATCCGATCCCTTTACTGCTTTACCCGGTCTTCACTTTCCTGATATTTTTCCTGGCGATGATTTCGGTTTACGGACAACGCGCCAATATGGTGTCGTTTTCGGGTTTGCTTGCCTTGTCGCTGGCTTTTGCCCATATCCATAAAGGGACGGAAATGTTAATCAACTCCGGACTGATGCTCGCCGGCGGCCTTTTTTACTTACTGATTTCAATTGCTTATGACCTCATATGGCCGCACCGTTATGTGCAGCAGCAAATCGCTGAATGCATCCGCCTGACGGCAAAATACATGAAATTGCGCGGAGACCTTTGGGATATTGATGCCGACCGTGCGAAAATTATCGAAAACCAATTGCACCTCCAGGTGGAGCTGAACACCATCCACGAAAACCTGCGTGAAATCCTGATCCGTTACCGTTCGAAGTCGGGTGCATCAAACCAAAACCGTAAAATGCTGTTGGTGTTCATTTCGTGTGTGGAAATCCTTGAACTGGGCCTATCCACCTCATTCAACCATAACGAGTTACATCAGAAATTCAGCAATTTCCCAAAAGCATTGCCCACATACCAGCAACTGGCTTACAACCTGGCCGCTACTTTGAAACGGATTTCGAAGCGCATTACGAGAAATAAACAATACCAATCCAAACACACGCTCACGAAGGATCTGGAAGCGCTGGAAAAAGTGATTGCCGCATACCGCACGGAATTTGGCGAAACGCAAGCTTCGGAAGGTGTGCTGATGCTTTCCAACATGCTGCATTATGCCGAAAAGCAAATCGAGAAAATCCGCGTCATCGAGCGTGCATTTTCGTCAAAAACAGATTTGAAGGAACTTCCTGTAAAAGACAGGGAACTCGAAAAACTGATTACGCCCGTATATTATCCTTTCAACACTTTTAAGGAAAACCTGAGCTTTTCTTCCCTTATTTTCAGGCATTCCCTAAGGATTACCGTGACGATACTGCTCGGGCTTATAGTGGGAAACCTGTTGCCGCTGCAAAATCCATATTGGATACTTTTGACCATTATTGTGATCATGCGCCCGGGGTACGGACTTACAAAAGAGCGTTCCTACAACCGCATCATCGGGACCGTTTTGGGCGGCGTGATTGCATTTGCATCGCTGCATTTCATACACAACAATATCGCAATCGGGACAATTGCTGTGGTTTCGATGCTGTTCGGGTTTGCCTTTACGCAAATCAATTATAAGGTCGGCGCTACATTTGTAACGATGTATGTCGTATTCATTTATGCGTTGCTGATGCCCGAAAATACGAAAGTGGCCGAATTCAGGATTTTGGATACTGCCATCGGTGGGGCGCTGGCATTTATTGCGAATTACCTGCTGTGGCCTTCCTGGGAATTCCTGAGCCTCCCCGCGTATATCCGCAAATCGATTGAGGCCAATGCGAATTATTTGCGCGAAATCAAACTCTACTATGTTGCCAAAGGCGAAACAACCGCGGCCTACAGGCTTTCGCGTAAAAATGCGTTTGTCGAAACAGGCAACCTCATGGCGTCGTTCCAACGCATGTCCCAGGAACCCAAATCCAAACAGAAACAAATCCAATTGCTTTATAAAATTGTGGAACTCAACCATACGCTGCTCTCGGCTTCGGCTTCCATAGGGACGTATATCCAGACCCACCACACTACAAAGTCGTCGGAAGCGTTTAACGTTGTGATGAATACCGTGATAAAGAATCTTGACAATGCCGTAAAAATCCTGACGCATGAAGTGCAGCCATCATCCATCAATCCTGAATCCAAAGACCATGAGCTGGACCTGCGTTTTACCGAACTTAAAAACCTCCGGGCAAAAGAACTGCGCGCACTGGCCAATGATGACGCGGAATTTTACCTTAAAATGCAGGAATCGCAACTGGTCATTGAGCAATTGGTGTGGCTGATCAATTTATCGGAAAGTATTGTGAAGACGACACTCAAGCTGGAGGAAAAGCTTTAA
- the ruvX gene encoding Holliday junction resolvase RuvX encodes MARLLAIDYGMKRTGIAITDEFQIIASGLTTIASETAIDFLADYFTKEKVEKVIIGKPLQMNGQPSESAAVIEKFVLLFQKRFPDMPVARVDERFTSKMAFQTMIDSGLKKKQRQNKALVDEIAATIMLQGYMAGN; translated from the coding sequence ATGGCACGCCTGCTTGCTATAGACTACGGAATGAAACGCACCGGGATCGCCATCACCGATGAGTTCCAGATTATTGCTTCCGGGCTTACGACGATTGCATCGGAAACGGCTATAGATTTCCTTGCGGATTATTTTACAAAGGAAAAAGTAGAAAAGGTCATTATAGGCAAACCTTTACAGATGAACGGCCAGCCTTCGGAAAGCGCAGCGGTCATCGAGAAATTCGTGTTGCTCTTCCAAAAAAGATTTCCTGACATGCCCGTAGCCCGCGTCGATGAACGTTTTACATCCAAAATGGCTTTCCAGACGATGATCGACAGCGGATTAAAGAAAAAACAACGGCAAAACAAAGCTTTGGTTGACGAAATTGCAGCGACGATCATGCTGCAGGGATATATGGCAGGGAATTGA